The following proteins come from a genomic window of Pseudochaenichthys georgianus chromosome 17, fPseGeo1.2, whole genome shotgun sequence:
- the LOC117462259 gene encoding THAP domain-containing protein 1: MGGCSAPNCSNSTSIGKQLFRFPKDPLRKKKWVMNCRRDFEPTPHSRLCQDHFEPCQFEEIARSPAGGRKLKPNAIPSLFKCGEPPYPALTSPYILMSMKHEPVEKDLNFGDHGYARRTPLPGLEGEDADGTGEDQQPCTQCQLLKKQLEQEMQHTARLQKEAEEMKKRLYRLDRIENGLQNFLYEDQIRALSLSKRSRRAVWAPETIMKARKIRCAVGTKGYEYLREVGYPLPSYRTLCNRLETKIMVTTDMSCEELAELGLGLMAACDSPTEGGGDNDEEELIGGLS, encoded by the exons ATGGGTGGGTGTTCTGCTCCAAACTGCTCTAATTCAACTAGCATAGGAAAACAGCTGTTCAGGTTCCCCAAAGACCCTCTGCGGAAGAAGAAATGGGTGATGAACTGCAGACGGGACTTCGAGCCCACTCCTCACTCCAGACTCTGTCAG GACCATTTTGAGCCATGCCAGTTTGAGGAGATAGCGAGGTCTCCGGCGGGGGGGAGGAAGCTGAAGCCCAACGCCATCCCCAGTCTGTTCAAATGTGGAGAGCCTCCTTACCCAGCACTCACTTCTCCTTACATCTTGATGTCAATGAAGCATGAACCAG TGGAGAAGGATCTGAATTTTGGAGACCATGGCTATGCCAGACGCACCCCCCTGCCCGGCCTGGAGGGGGAGGATGCAGACGGGACTGGGGAGGACCAGCAGCCCTGCACACAGTGTCAGCTCCTGAAGAAGCAGCTGGAGCAGGAGATGCAGCACACTGCCAGGCTGCAGAAGGAG GCGGAGGAGATGAAGAAGCGCCTTTATCGCCTCGACCGAATCGAGAATGGTCTCCAGAACTTCCTGTACGAGGACCAGATCCGCGCCCTGTCCCTCTCCAAGCGCTCCCGCCGTGCCGTCTGGGCTCCAGAGACCATCATGAAGGCTCGGAAGATCCGCTGCGCTGTCGGCACGAAAGGCTACGAGTACCTGAGAGAGGTGGGGTACCCTCTGCCCTCCTACAGAACTCTGTGTAACCGCCTGGAGACTAAAATCATGGTGACCACGGACATGAGCTGCGAGGAGCTGGCCGAGTTGGGCCTGGGGCTCATGGCCGCCTGCGACAGCCCCACGGAGGGGGGCGGGGACAACGACGAGGAGGAACTCATAGGGGGTCTGTCCTGA